TCGATTGTGCGGCAAATGTTTTTCGAAAATGCTTCAACATCGCGTGGCGCCGACATCAGCCCGTTTGTTTCGTTTATCAATTCAACAACACCGTTTACACTGTTACTCACAACCGGACGGCCGCAGCAAAAACTTTCAATTATTATGCAGGGAAGATTTTCGGCATTTGAAGGGTGAACAAGAAAATCACATTCCTGAAGATAGCCGCCTATTTCCTTTTTTGTTCTCTTCCCAAGAAATTCTATTTTTATATCAAAATTATTTGTTTTCAGATATTCTTTTACTTCTTCAATGTATTTACCTATTCCAACAAATTTTATTTCAATTCGTTTTTGATATTTCTTGGGTAGCAGCTTATATGCATCAAAAAACAAAATGGGATTTTTTGGACCATCCCAAACGGCAGCCATCAGAATCCTGATTTTATCGTCCTTTATTATTTTCGGAGAATATTGAAATACTTTGTTTGCTACATTTGGAATTGGAATAATCTTTTTTTTATCAACATTGTATTCATTAATCAGAATACTTCCAAGTTGTTTTGAAACAGGCATTACGTACTTTAATTCAGGTGCTTTAAACCACTCCCTTATTTCATCTTTCTCCTGAGCTATCTGCTTTTCGGGTAATTTGTATATTCCCGTGTGATAAAATGAACTATGTTCGGTAACAACAAAGGGAACTCCTTTAAGCTGTTTCAGGTTAAACATGTCTTTTGTGGTGTTGGTGTGAACGTTGAGATGGCAAATGTCAATACTGGCGGTATTCTTTATTTTTGCAATTAAAATATTGTAAGCTAATTTTATTGACTTTTCGTAAATCCCGAATC
This portion of the Bacteroidales bacterium genome encodes:
- a CDS encoding glycosyltransferase family 4 protein, whose product is MNILFVEGWWLECGNFMREHAEAAALYSNVFDVRVDFRKSWKHFPFSIKITKEEKNNLTVYNALIYCPLRRFGIYEKSIKLAYNILIAKIKNTASIDICHLNVHTNTTKDMFNLKQLKGVPFVVTEHSSFYHTGIYKLPEKQIAQEKDEIREWFKAPELKYVMPVSKQLGSILINEYNVDKKKIIPIPNVANKVFQYSPKIIKDDKIRILMAAVWDGPKNPILFFDAYKLLPKKYQKRIEIKFVGIGKYIEEVKEYLKTNNFDIKIEFLGKRTKKEIGGYLQECDFLVHPSNAENLPCIIIESFCCGRPVVSNSVNGVVELINETNGLMSAPRDVEAFSKNICRTI